From the Desulfosarcina sp. BuS5 genome, one window contains:
- a CDS encoding DUF433 domain-containing protein, which yields MIIMDRIELDPRVCNGKPVIKGTRVPVSVILEQIAESESWDILLAGYPELKKEDIQATLLYAKAFIDHTEIRAACA from the coding sequence ATGATTATAATGGACAGAATTGAGCTTGATCCAAGAGTTTGCAATGGAAAGCCTGTGATCAAAGGAACACGAGTTCCTGTTTCTGTTATTTTAGAACAGATAGCAGAAAGTGAGTCTTGGGATATTTTGCTTGCCGGCTATCCGGAATTAAAGAAGGAAGATATTCAGGCAACCTTGCTTTATGCCAAGGCATTTATTGATCACACAGAGATCAGAGCAGCCTGTGCCTGA